One part of the Microbacterium aurugineum genome encodes these proteins:
- a CDS encoding ABC transporter substrate-binding protein, which yields MSFLRKTAPVALLGVAAFALAGCAPTPASTATSEESAAALEPTTITLYTSEPQEKADELVAAFNEIHPEITVEVFRAGTGDLTTRVATEQASGGIQADVFLAADAGTFEGYAADDLLLKYTPADVDALNPDVVDPEGFYTGTRIIPTVIAYNTGIVTEAPESWKDLTDAEYADKIVMPNPDVSGAAAYNAAVWLDDDQLGEKWMTALAENRPVIADSNGPVSQAVATGAQPVGIVVDYLVRELAAQGSPIAVSYPSEGVPYVSQPVGIFADTDAEAASKAFVDFLVSAAGQELAVEQSYLPVRSDVGTPDGAPSMDDIEILSPDLETIRSTQDAAVETFRSLFL from the coding sequence ATGTCATTCCTTCGCAAGACCGCTCCCGTCGCCCTGCTCGGCGTCGCCGCCTTCGCCCTCGCCGGCTGCGCCCCGACGCCGGCATCCACCGCGACATCCGAGGAGTCCGCCGCGGCCCTGGAACCGACGACCATCACGCTCTACACCTCCGAACCCCAGGAGAAGGCCGACGAGCTCGTCGCCGCCTTCAATGAGATCCACCCCGAGATCACCGTCGAGGTCTTCCGCGCCGGCACCGGCGACCTGACCACTCGTGTCGCGACAGAGCAGGCGTCGGGCGGCATCCAGGCCGATGTGTTCCTCGCCGCCGATGCCGGCACGTTCGAGGGGTACGCGGCGGACGACCTCCTGCTGAAGTACACACCGGCTGACGTGGATGCACTGAATCCCGATGTCGTCGATCCCGAGGGCTTCTACACCGGCACGAGGATCATCCCCACCGTCATCGCTTACAACACCGGCATCGTCACCGAGGCCCCCGAGTCGTGGAAGGACCTCACCGACGCCGAGTACGCCGACAAGATCGTGATGCCGAATCCCGATGTGTCCGGAGCCGCGGCCTACAACGCCGCCGTGTGGCTGGACGACGACCAGCTGGGGGAGAAGTGGATGACGGCTCTGGCCGAGAACCGTCCGGTCATCGCCGACAGCAACGGTCCGGTGTCTCAGGCCGTCGCCACCGGCGCGCAGCCCGTCGGCATCGTCGTCGACTACCTGGTCCGCGAGCTCGCCGCACAGGGGTCGCCGATCGCCGTGTCCTACCCGAGCGAGGGTGTGCCGTACGTGTCCCAGCCCGTCGGGATCTTCGCGGACACCGACGCGGAGGCAGCGTCGAAGGCGTTCGTCGACTTCCTGGTGAGTGCCGCCGGCCAGGAGCTCGCGGTCGAGCAGTCGTACCTGCCGGTGCGCTCCGACGTCGGCACGCCGGACGGTGCACCGTCGATGGACGACATCGAGATCCTCTCCCCGGACCTCGAGACGATCCGCAGCACGCAGGACGCCGCGGTCGAGACCTTCCGCTCGCTGTTCCTCTAG
- a CDS encoding HAD family hydrolase, translating to MTENAALPSWRDTRTRREIEEFVASVTDGPEAVPVEERVAVFDNDGTLWSEKPMITQLHYVVEQWRAAAERDPALAEKQPYLAAVSGDFGWLGTAIDKHYGGDDSDLKVIIQALVGLTDGMSVEDYARSVAEFYEVAQHPTLKRPYAETVYQPMVELLRYLELHGFTCYIVSGGERDFMRPMTQANYGIPPERVVGSAFGLAWDDTDATVRYSPSLAFFDDGPEKPIRIWTRIGRRPLFVGGNSNGDAAMMDFARRGPRPGFALLVHHDDPERGDTPYDAGAEKVLADAADKGYTVVSVKDDWETVFPSSTRDPQAS from the coding sequence ATGACCGAGAACGCCGCCCTGCCGTCGTGGCGCGACACCCGCACACGGCGCGAGATCGAGGAGTTCGTCGCCTCCGTCACCGACGGCCCGGAGGCGGTACCGGTCGAGGAACGGGTCGCCGTGTTCGACAACGACGGCACCCTGTGGTCCGAGAAGCCGATGATCACGCAACTGCACTACGTGGTGGAACAGTGGCGCGCCGCCGCGGAACGCGATCCCGCGCTGGCCGAGAAGCAGCCGTACCTGGCTGCGGTGAGCGGCGACTTCGGTTGGCTGGGCACGGCGATCGACAAGCACTACGGCGGAGACGACTCCGACCTGAAGGTCATCATCCAGGCTCTCGTCGGCCTCACCGATGGCATGAGCGTCGAGGACTACGCCCGCTCGGTCGCCGAGTTCTACGAGGTCGCGCAGCATCCGACGCTGAAGCGCCCCTACGCCGAGACCGTCTATCAGCCGATGGTCGAACTGCTCCGCTACCTCGAGCTGCACGGCTTCACGTGCTACATCGTGTCGGGAGGTGAGCGCGATTTCATGCGCCCGATGACCCAGGCGAACTACGGCATCCCGCCGGAACGCGTCGTCGGGTCGGCGTTCGGCCTCGCCTGGGACGACACGGACGCGACCGTTCGCTACTCGCCGTCCCTGGCCTTCTTCGACGACGGCCCGGAGAAACCCATCCGGATCTGGACCCGTATCGGTCGACGACCCCTGTTCGTCGGCGGCAACTCCAACGGCGACGCCGCGATGATGGACTTCGCGCGCCGCGGACCACGGCCCGGATTCGCGCTCCTGGTCCACCACGACGACCCGGAACGCGGCGACACGCCCTACGACGCCGGTGCCGAGAAGGTGCTCGCAGACGCTGCAGACAAGGGCTACACCGTGGTCAGCGTGAAGGACGACTGGGAGACCGTGTTCCCCTCGTCGACGCGCGACCCGCAGGCATCCTGA
- a CDS encoding heavy metal translocating P-type ATPase: protein MRFLPLLWRYPAITITVLVFVGVLVLHASGTADLGRWIATGYVAVFVAWTLVGMVRDVLRGHVGLDILAVVAMVATLAVGEYIASIIIVLMLSGGEALEDFAGRRAKRDLSALLDRSPRIAHVLVHPETTESDDVRDVPVDQVSVDDVLLVRPSEIVPVDGTLLTATGTFDESSLTGESMPVTREAGGEVLSGAINGTRAVRIQAVRTSADSQYQQIVALVHEAEASHAPVVRLADRFAIPFTAVSLVLAGAAWAISGESARFAEVLVLATPCPLLIAAPVAFLGGLSRAAKAGVIMKGGAVLEQIARVRSAAFDKTGTLTQGRPELVDVRPTNGFDADELLQLAASAEQYSTHVLAEGIRRAAEQRGLPLHSAEEAREEATNGVVARIGGRVVVVGKPAYVSSHAPDTVRATLDVSQAAAYVCVDGRFAGVLVLADHPRPEAGSVVSWLRGNSVERIVMLTGDVGPTAESVAHQVGISEVHAELLPPEKVRLAAELHPRPVMMVGDGVNDAPVLAAADIGIAMGAKGATAAGDAADVVILVDSLAKVVDALSIGRHTLRVALTAIWIGIGLSVGLMVVAMTGVIPAVAGALVQELVDLATILYALRALSGPTSSLPPTTVRPLREGARESSG, encoded by the coding sequence ATGAGGTTTCTCCCCCTGCTGTGGCGCTATCCGGCCATCACGATCACCGTCCTCGTGTTCGTCGGCGTGCTGGTCCTCCACGCGAGCGGAACGGCCGACCTCGGCCGATGGATCGCGACGGGCTATGTGGCGGTGTTCGTCGCCTGGACCCTGGTCGGGATGGTGCGCGACGTGCTCCGCGGTCACGTCGGGCTCGACATCCTGGCGGTGGTCGCGATGGTCGCCACGCTCGCGGTCGGCGAGTACATCGCCTCCATCATCATCGTGCTGATGCTCTCGGGAGGAGAGGCTCTCGAGGACTTCGCCGGACGCCGCGCGAAACGCGACCTGTCCGCGCTGCTGGATCGCTCCCCGCGCATCGCCCACGTGCTCGTGCATCCGGAGACCACGGAATCGGATGATGTCCGGGATGTTCCCGTGGATCAGGTCTCCGTCGACGACGTCCTCCTGGTGCGACCGTCCGAGATCGTCCCGGTCGACGGCACCCTCCTGACCGCGACGGGAACCTTCGATGAGTCCTCGCTGACCGGCGAGAGCATGCCTGTGACCCGCGAGGCTGGCGGAGAGGTGCTCTCCGGGGCGATCAACGGAACCCGCGCTGTGCGCATTCAAGCAGTTCGCACGAGTGCGGACAGCCAATACCAGCAGATCGTGGCACTCGTGCACGAAGCGGAGGCGTCCCATGCTCCGGTCGTGCGACTGGCCGACCGCTTCGCGATCCCGTTCACGGCGGTGTCGCTCGTGCTCGCGGGCGCCGCGTGGGCGATCTCCGGCGAATCGGCACGGTTCGCCGAGGTGCTCGTGCTCGCCACGCCGTGCCCCCTCCTGATCGCGGCTCCCGTCGCCTTCCTCGGCGGACTGTCGCGCGCAGCGAAGGCCGGAGTCATCATGAAGGGCGGCGCCGTCCTCGAACAGATCGCGCGCGTGCGGTCGGCCGCTTTCGACAAGACGGGCACGCTCACGCAGGGCAGACCGGAGCTCGTCGACGTGCGCCCGACGAACGGCTTCGATGCGGACGAACTCCTGCAGCTCGCCGCCTCGGCGGAGCAGTACTCGACGCATGTCCTCGCCGAGGGCATCCGACGGGCGGCCGAGCAGCGCGGTCTCCCCCTCCATTCCGCCGAGGAAGCGCGCGAGGAGGCGACGAACGGTGTGGTCGCCCGCATCGGCGGGCGGGTGGTGGTGGTCGGCAAACCGGCCTACGTCTCCTCCCACGCGCCCGATACGGTGCGCGCGACGCTCGACGTGAGCCAGGCCGCCGCGTATGTGTGCGTCGACGGTCGCTTCGCCGGCGTCCTCGTGCTCGCCGACCATCCGCGACCGGAGGCGGGATCGGTCGTCTCCTGGCTGCGCGGGAACAGCGTCGAACGGATCGTGATGCTCACCGGGGACGTGGGTCCGACGGCGGAATCCGTCGCCCATCAGGTGGGGATATCCGAGGTCCACGCGGAGCTGCTTCCTCCGGAGAAGGTGCGTCTGGCCGCCGAACTCCACCCGCGGCCGGTGATGATGGTCGGCGACGGGGTCAACGACGCGCCCGTGCTCGCCGCCGCCGACATCGGCATCGCCATGGGAGCGAAAGGAGCGACGGCCGCCGGCGACGCCGCCGATGTCGTGATCCTCGTCGATTCCCTGGCGAAGGTCGTGGACGCGCTCTCCATCGGCCGCCACACCCTGCGCGTCGCGCTCACGGCGATCTGGATCGGTATCGGGCTGAGCGTCGGGCTCATGGTCGTCGCGATGACGGGCGTGATTCCGGCGGTGGCCGGGGCTCTCGTCCAGGAACTCGTCGACCTCGCGACCATCCTGTACGCGCTCCGCGCGCTCAGCGGTCCGACCTCATCCCTTCCGCCCACGACGGTGCGGCCGCTACGCGAGGGCGCACGCGAGTCCTCCGGGTGA
- a CDS encoding SHOCT domain-containing protein, with amino-acid sequence MSIWTSFWDIIWWFFWVFVFISYLMVLFNIVADLFRDHALNGWWKAVWIIFLIFVPFLTALVYLIARGRGMGERSASAYKEQQQAADSYIRSVAGSSPSDEIDKASKLLAAGTITPDEFAAIKARALS; translated from the coding sequence GTGTCGATTTGGACAAGCTTCTGGGACATCATCTGGTGGTTCTTCTGGGTCTTCGTGTTCATCTCCTACCTGATGGTGCTCTTCAACATCGTGGCGGACCTGTTCCGGGACCACGCCCTGAACGGCTGGTGGAAGGCCGTCTGGATCATCTTCCTCATCTTCGTCCCCTTCCTGACGGCCCTCGTCTACCTGATCGCGCGCGGCAGGGGCATGGGCGAACGCAGCGCTTCGGCGTACAAGGAGCAGCAGCAGGCTGCCGACTCCTACATCCGCAGCGTCGCCGGTTCCAGTCCCAGCGATGAGATCGACAAAGCGTCGAAGCTCCTCGCCGCCGGCACCATCACCCCCGACGAGTTCGCTGCCATCAAGGCACGCGCACTGAGCTGA
- a CDS encoding tyrosine-protein phosphatase, with protein MRAIEVDGLFNVRANATGSPWLLRSGAPESLSDAGEIALSALRVSVIVDLREPAETGAVSHRIRVASVPVYGAEPPATGSLEAIYEGLLRTRGRALTAAVGAIADAEGAALVHCTAGKDRTGLVVALARLAAGVSEEDVIADYVRSGPEVRPVREEHAERIAVSVDARERAEVLRLHLESPPEAIAHALAVIREQGGAEAYLREHGLAPDRLAALRRKEGASA; from the coding sequence ATGCGGGCGATTGAGGTGGACGGTCTGTTCAACGTCCGGGCGAACGCGACGGGTTCGCCCTGGCTACTCCGCTCCGGTGCGCCGGAGTCGCTGAGCGATGCGGGAGAGATAGCTCTGAGCGCGCTGCGGGTGAGCGTCATCGTCGATCTGCGCGAGCCCGCGGAGACCGGAGCCGTCTCCCACCGCATCCGTGTCGCGTCGGTCCCCGTCTACGGGGCTGAGCCGCCAGCCACCGGCTCCCTCGAAGCGATCTACGAGGGGTTGCTCCGAACCAGGGGGCGTGCGCTGACCGCGGCGGTCGGAGCGATCGCGGATGCCGAGGGAGCGGCCCTCGTGCACTGCACGGCAGGGAAAGACCGCACCGGGCTCGTCGTCGCGCTGGCGCGACTCGCTGCGGGGGTCAGCGAAGAGGATGTGATCGCGGACTACGTGCGATCCGGTCCGGAGGTTCGTCCGGTGCGGGAGGAGCATGCCGAGCGCATCGCGGTTTCCGTCGACGCCCGGGAGCGAGCCGAGGTTCTGCGACTGCACCTGGAGAGCCCGCCGGAGGCCATCGCCCACGCGTTGGCCGTCATCCGAGAACAGGGTGGGGCCGAGGCGTATCTCCGCGAACACGGTCTCGCTCCGGACCGCCTCGCAGCGCTGCGTCGCAAGGAAGGGGCCTCCGCATGA
- a CDS encoding DUF1254 domain-containing protein gives MTSPIPGRLADVEIDIDIPARSSLPLIFDELDYQLACQTYLWALPLVSYAQWKTQHYDVFGATSSDLVRYLSYRDRLGLITANATTPYILNFFDLAETGPLVIELPAGPTAGGVSDFWQREVGAMGEMGPDRSEGGKYVILAPAVAEPDDLDAGYRVLHSSGVNIMFGFRTLDPDPARADALVNAVRIYPYADRANPAPTRIVSPDGRAWTGDQPRGLEYWKRLHAIYQSEVVDERDRFYLAMLKQLGIEKGKPFAPDERLTRILEQGAAAGELMAQANTFAKRFDEVRYWPDRAWELAIVLDNPAQRGDGYDELFERASWFYEAVSFSHAMKSTTPGVGQAYLGSYVDGAGEWLDGGRDYTLHVPADVPAKLFWSATVYDVTTRCLIDNPQQRGDRGSRDTDLTLNDDGSVDLYFGPEEPAEGPTNWVQTVPGRHWFSYFRFYGPTEPYFDRSWKLGDITPR, from the coding sequence ATGACATCACCGATCCCCGGACGCCTCGCCGACGTCGAGATCGACATCGACATCCCCGCGCGCTCGTCCCTTCCGCTGATCTTCGACGAGCTGGACTACCAGCTGGCATGCCAGACCTACCTCTGGGCTCTACCCCTGGTCTCGTATGCGCAGTGGAAGACGCAGCACTACGACGTCTTCGGCGCGACGAGCAGCGATCTCGTGCGCTACCTGAGCTACCGGGACCGTCTCGGGCTGATCACCGCCAACGCGACGACCCCCTATATCCTCAACTTCTTCGACCTCGCAGAGACAGGGCCCCTCGTCATCGAACTTCCCGCCGGCCCGACGGCCGGGGGCGTCTCCGATTTCTGGCAGCGCGAGGTCGGAGCAATGGGCGAGATGGGCCCGGACCGGAGCGAGGGCGGGAAGTACGTCATCCTCGCACCCGCTGTCGCCGAGCCGGACGACCTCGATGCGGGATACCGCGTCCTCCACTCCTCCGGCGTGAACATCATGTTCGGGTTCCGCACCCTCGATCCCGATCCGGCGCGAGCCGATGCACTCGTGAACGCGGTGCGCATCTATCCGTACGCCGACCGTGCGAACCCCGCGCCGACGCGGATCGTATCCCCCGACGGCCGCGCATGGACCGGCGACCAGCCCCGCGGCCTCGAGTACTGGAAGCGCCTCCACGCGATCTACCAGAGCGAGGTCGTCGACGAGCGGGACCGCTTCTACCTCGCCATGCTCAAGCAGTTGGGAATCGAGAAGGGAAAGCCGTTCGCGCCCGACGAACGGCTCACGCGCATCCTCGAGCAAGGCGCGGCGGCCGGGGAGCTCATGGCTCAGGCGAACACCTTCGCGAAGCGCTTCGACGAGGTCAGGTACTGGCCGGACCGGGCGTGGGAACTGGCCATCGTGCTCGACAACCCCGCGCAGCGCGGCGACGGATACGACGAGCTGTTCGAGCGGGCGTCCTGGTTCTACGAGGCCGTGTCCTTCTCTCACGCGATGAAGAGCACCACGCCGGGGGTCGGTCAGGCGTACCTCGGTTCCTATGTCGACGGCGCGGGCGAGTGGCTCGATGGAGGCCGTGACTACACCTTGCATGTCCCCGCGGATGTTCCTGCCAAGCTCTTCTGGTCGGCCACCGTGTACGACGTCACGACGCGCTGTCTGATCGACAATCCTCAGCAGCGTGGTGACCGTGGTTCCCGGGACACCGACCTCACGCTCAACGACGACGGGTCGGTCGACCTGTACTTCGGTCCGGAGGAGCCCGCGGAGGGACCGACGAACTGGGTGCAGACCGTTCCCGGGCGGCATTGGTTCTCGTACTTCCGCTTCTACGGCCCCACCGAACCGTACTTCGACCGGAGCTGGAAGCTCGGCGACATCACACCGCGCTGA
- a CDS encoding AI-2E family transporter yields the protein MDETKPVTHTERESGRPLSRLQLMLPAKPLLSGFTVAVGVLLAIALAATIAGISTVLISIFLGMFLALGLDPAVRALERRRMSRAAGVAVVAAVFLAVVAVILLVLVPMTIRQVSAAIEAAPETIAAMQQSEWYLALEANLGVDLSAVVAEGIHSLTTLSSFLAISGGVLKAGFGVIGAVSSFIMVVVLTLYFVSSLQSIKGAVVSLVPLYRRARFADVLEEITQSVGGVVAGGVTLSIINALVVLVIQFAVGSSIPAVMAIVAFFVTLVPMIGSLVFLVIGSVATLFVSPLAALIFAIAYLVYIQVEAYVVTPRVMGKAAAVPGVLVIIGAMIGATLLGLLGALVAIPLTASILIIVRKVWIPRQNSQTEPPDG from the coding sequence GTGGACGAGACGAAGCCGGTGACGCACACGGAGCGGGAGAGCGGTCGACCCCTGTCGCGTCTGCAGCTCATGCTCCCGGCGAAGCCGTTGCTGTCGGGGTTCACCGTCGCCGTGGGGGTCCTGCTCGCGATCGCCCTGGCAGCGACGATCGCCGGCATCTCCACCGTTCTCATCTCGATCTTCTTGGGGATGTTCCTCGCGCTCGGACTGGATCCGGCGGTGCGCGCTCTCGAACGCCGGAGGATGAGCCGTGCGGCCGGTGTCGCGGTGGTCGCCGCCGTGTTCCTGGCCGTCGTCGCCGTGATCCTCCTCGTCCTCGTTCCGATGACGATCCGACAGGTCTCCGCCGCGATCGAGGCGGCACCCGAAACCATCGCGGCGATGCAGCAGAGCGAGTGGTACCTGGCACTGGAGGCGAACCTCGGTGTCGACCTCTCGGCCGTCGTCGCCGAGGGCATCCACTCGCTCACCACGCTGTCCTCCTTTCTCGCGATCTCCGGAGGGGTGCTCAAAGCGGGTTTCGGCGTGATCGGAGCGGTGTCGAGCTTCATCATGGTGGTCGTCCTCACGCTGTACTTCGTGTCTTCGTTGCAGAGCATCAAGGGCGCGGTCGTCTCCCTGGTCCCGCTGTACCGGCGGGCTCGATTCGCCGACGTGCTGGAGGAGATCACGCAGTCGGTCGGGGGAGTGGTCGCCGGCGGCGTGACGCTCTCGATCATCAACGCGCTGGTCGTGCTTGTGATCCAGTTCGCGGTCGGCTCGTCCATCCCCGCGGTGATGGCGATCGTCGCGTTCTTCGTCACGCTGGTCCCGATGATCGGGTCTCTGGTCTTCCTGGTCATCGGCAGCGTCGCGACGCTGTTCGTCAGCCCGCTGGCCGCGCTGATCTTCGCGATCGCGTACCTCGTCTACATCCAGGTGGAGGCGTACGTCGTCACCCCCCGTGTCATGGGCAAGGCGGCCGCGGTGCCCGGGGTGCTCGTGATCATCGGCGCGATGATCGGCGCCACCCTCCTCGGACTGCTCGGCGCGCTCGTGGCGATCCCGCTGACCGCGTCGATCCTGATCATCGTCCGCAAGGTGTGGATCCCGCGCCAGAACAGTCAGACCGAGCCGCCGGACGGCTGA
- a CDS encoding DUF6325 family protein, which translates to MPEAVGVTLEALGDVEFVVVRLEDGRLSPNILEALLRQVESGAIRLLDFLILHRLHGDDWRLIEIDTDEFALAGLGLDTPGLIGDDDARHFASRLPVGTVAALMLIEPTWSERFSRDVDRRGDSILAMQPIPASIANTVLATALQHH; encoded by the coding sequence GTGCCTGAGGCGGTCGGTGTGACCCTGGAGGCGCTCGGTGACGTCGAGTTCGTCGTCGTGCGCCTCGAGGACGGCCGCCTCAGCCCGAACATCCTGGAGGCTCTGCTTCGACAGGTGGAGAGCGGAGCCATCCGCCTTCTGGACTTCCTCATCCTCCATCGACTGCATGGAGACGATTGGCGGCTGATCGAGATCGACACCGACGAGTTCGCGCTCGCCGGCCTCGGACTCGACACCCCCGGCCTGATCGGCGACGACGATGCGCGGCACTTCGCCTCGCGCCTTCCCGTCGGCACCGTCGCGGCGCTGATGCTCATCGAGCCGACGTGGAGCGAGCGCTTCTCCCGCGACGTCGATCGACGAGGGGACAGCATCCTGGCGATGCAACCGATTCCGGCCTCGATCGCGAACACGGTTCTCGCCACGGCCCTGCAGCACCACTGA
- a CDS encoding SHOCT domain-containing protein: protein MPMRRFGRPGLIGLAARTAVVAGTASAVGGAMSRNQQQRAQGQYEQQQYEAAQQQAQIDAAAQNAAAQYAAAPAPAAAAPPAAAAPDDMVAKLQQLAALKDSGVLSQEEFVAAKQKLLS from the coding sequence ATGCCAATGAGAAGATTCGGCCGCCCCGGACTGATCGGGCTGGCAGCCAGGACAGCCGTCGTGGCAGGAACGGCGTCGGCTGTGGGCGGTGCCATGTCTCGGAACCAGCAGCAGCGGGCCCAGGGACAGTACGAGCAGCAGCAGTACGAGGCCGCCCAGCAGCAGGCGCAGATCGATGCGGCCGCGCAGAACGCCGCCGCGCAGTACGCCGCTGCACCTGCACCTGCAGCAGCGGCACCCCCGGCGGCAGCGGCACCCGACGACATGGTCGCGAAGCTGCAGCAGCTGGCGGCGCTCAAGGACTCGGGCGTCCTCTCGCAGGAGGAGTTCGTCGCGGCGAAGCAGAAGCTGCTGAGCTGA
- a CDS encoding metallophosphoesterase family protein gives MSRETGRLTVLHLSDVHATSSGLLYDTVDGFARLRAVGAYLRDARITPEAIVVTGDLVQRGNAAAYPALRDAFDELSETAGVPVLTALGNHDEPDAARVLRGHERTHHRVYLIDELRFVILDSSRGELGIDQRAWLRDVLRTPHGSGTVVALHHAPLGSPLPTLAKAGLRDGDDFLDDMTGSDVRAVLAGHFHHPLSATLRGIPVFVGPSLAYHQVMDAGPNRVSGHDLAMFSLVHLLPSGVAVTNVGLDSPAPIFSSVIST, from the coding sequence ATGAGTCGCGAGACCGGGCGGCTCACGGTGCTGCACCTCAGCGATGTCCACGCCACGAGCAGCGGTCTTCTCTACGACACCGTCGACGGATTCGCTCGGTTGCGCGCCGTCGGTGCCTATCTGCGAGATGCCCGCATCACGCCGGAGGCAATCGTCGTCACCGGTGACCTGGTGCAGCGGGGGAACGCCGCCGCCTACCCGGCGCTGCGCGACGCATTCGACGAGCTCTCGGAGACTGCGGGCGTACCGGTGCTCACGGCACTCGGCAATCACGACGAGCCCGATGCCGCGCGTGTGCTGCGCGGCCATGAGCGGACCCACCACCGGGTGTACCTCATCGACGAGCTCCGCTTCGTCATCCTGGATTCGTCTCGCGGTGAGCTCGGTATCGACCAGCGTGCGTGGCTCCGAGACGTGTTGCGCACGCCGCACGGCAGCGGCACGGTCGTGGCGCTTCATCACGCGCCACTGGGTTCTCCGTTGCCGACGCTGGCGAAGGCGGGCCTGCGGGACGGGGACGACTTCCTCGACGACATGACCGGCTCCGACGTGCGGGCGGTTCTCGCCGGGCACTTCCATCACCCGCTGTCCGCGACCCTGCGCGGCATCCCCGTCTTCGTCGGTCCCTCGCTGGCCTATCACCAGGTGATGGATGCCGGTCCGAACCGCGTGAGCGGACACGACCTCGCGATGTTCTCTCTCGTGCACCTCCTGCCGAGCGGGGTCGCCGTCACCAACGTCGGGCTCGATTCGCCCGCGCCGATCTTCTCCTCCGTCATCTCCACCTGA
- a CDS encoding MurR/RpiR family transcriptional regulator has product MVISRPDLSVLARVRASSSLLGPSESRVAALIIERPTEVVVWSTAELAEAAGTSTATVIRACQSLGFRGFQHLRLELARSTPLRPREEEAGSDTFDDAVEAVRLAQECVNPALLREAAMALRHARRVVLVSNGFSGPPLQDFAMRLSILGRPVEAPVDPLAQQFAVNSLGEGDLCFGLSYSGANVQTLRACAAAADRGARVAVVTSFARSPIGRTADIVIATGPAAVTHDVDPFLARIGHTVVLHALHSALASDVTPSDAAGMRHVVAEAITEE; this is encoded by the coding sequence ATGGTCATCTCGCGCCCTGATCTGAGCGTGCTCGCTCGGGTACGCGCTTCGTCGTCCCTGCTCGGCCCCAGTGAGTCACGGGTGGCAGCGCTGATAATCGAGCGTCCGACCGAGGTCGTCGTGTGGTCGACGGCGGAACTCGCGGAGGCGGCGGGAACGTCGACGGCGACGGTGATTCGCGCCTGCCAGAGCCTGGGTTTCCGCGGGTTCCAGCATCTCCGGCTCGAACTCGCCCGCTCGACCCCCTTGCGGCCCCGCGAAGAGGAAGCCGGCTCCGACACCTTCGACGATGCGGTCGAGGCCGTACGTCTGGCTCAGGAGTGCGTGAACCCGGCGCTCCTCCGCGAGGCCGCGATGGCGTTGCGGCATGCGCGCCGCGTGGTGCTCGTCAGCAACGGGTTCTCCGGACCACCGCTGCAGGACTTCGCGATGCGGCTCAGCATCCTGGGGCGCCCGGTGGAGGCGCCCGTCGATCCGCTCGCGCAGCAGTTCGCCGTCAACAGCCTGGGTGAAGGCGATCTGTGCTTCGGGCTGAGCTATTCGGGTGCGAACGTGCAGACGCTCCGCGCGTGCGCGGCCGCTGCGGATCGCGGAGCACGCGTCGCGGTCGTCACCAGCTTCGCTCGCTCGCCGATCGGACGCACTGCCGACATCGTCATCGCGACGGGGCCGGCAGCCGTGACGCACGATGTCGACCCGTTCCTCGCCCGAATCGGGCACACCGTGGTGCTTCACGCGCTGCACTCGGCTCTCGCGTCCGATGTGACGCCGTCGGATGCAGCGGGCATGCGTCACGTCGTCGCGGAAGCCATCACCGAGGAGTAG
- a CDS encoding DUF6325 family protein, with translation MNDFRFGPAEFYLVGFEGERPDPATFRALTDLIDSGVVRLLDFVVLSKSASGEVEIVELDDDDGDLGLDDFQPIAAGLAGEEDVEALAAALDPGQSAAVVVLELTFARALAQSLAAAGGQVLRSERVPAPVVNAMMDILDQEG, from the coding sequence ATGAATGACTTCCGATTCGGCCCCGCCGAGTTCTACCTCGTCGGGTTCGAGGGAGAGCGTCCCGACCCGGCGACGTTCCGAGCACTGACCGACCTCATCGACAGCGGTGTCGTCCGGTTGCTCGACTTCGTCGTGTTGTCGAAGTCGGCGAGCGGTGAGGTCGAGATCGTCGAGCTCGACGACGATGACGGGGATCTCGGGCTGGACGACTTCCAGCCGATCGCCGCAGGCCTCGCCGGTGAGGAAGACGTGGAGGCGCTCGCTGCAGCCCTCGATCCGGGGCAGTCCGCCGCCGTCGTCGTCCTGGAACTCACGTTCGCCCGCGCTCTGGCGCAGAGCCTCGCGGCCGCAGGCGGGCAGGTGCTCCGGAGCGAGCGCGTCCCCGCTCCGGTCGTGAACGCCATGATGGACATCCTCGATCAGGAAGGTTAA